The region GCTTCAGCCCGGCTGCCGCTGTCGCTGCCGCTGCTGGTGTCCCTGCTGGTTGCCGAGCCGGCCGCGCGTCTCCCCTCGCCGCTTCCAGCCCCCCGAGCCCTCTCATCCCCGAGCGCGTTCCTCTCCCCGGTTCACCCGGTGTGCACGACCGTCCATGGCGAGACTAGTCGCGACGCCGTCTGGGGTGGAGAGTAGCGAACAGATCTGTGGGCGGAAACTGTCCCTCGCCGGATCCGGTGCTCAGGCTCAGCAGCTTGCGCGGTCCCGGGTCCAGACCAGCGCGCGGTTGCGCGCCTCCTGGTGGACGCGCTCCACGCGCAGCACGATGATCGAGTGGTCGCCGGCCGGGTAGTCGTGCACGGCGAAGCACTCCAGCCAGATCGGCGAGCCCTCCAGGAAGATCGCGCCGTTCTCGTTCTGGTGCCACGCGATGTCCGCCAGCCGCCCCGCGCTGTTGCGCGAGGCGAGCTGCCGGGTCTTGGACGCGTGGCTCTCGCCGAGCACCGACACCCCCAGGTGCGCCGCCCGGGCCAGGACCGGCCAGGTCGAGGACGTGCGCTGGATGGCGACGGAGACCAGCGGAGGCTCGTGGGAGACACCGACCGTGAAGGACGACACGATCATGGTGACCGGGGTGCCGTCGACCACGGCCCCGATCGCCGCGACCGTCGACGGGATGTCTCCGAAGACCTGCTGGATGTCGTCGGCGTCGTCGATGAAGTCGATGCGGTCGCCGTACTCCTCACGCATGGAGCGCTCCTTCCGGCTCGGGTTCGGGGCGGGGGCTGGGGGACGCCACGGCCTCGGTCCGGCTGCGCGAAGCCCAGTCCCGGATACCGGCCAGGACCATGAAGAAGAAGATCCCGTAGACGATGCCGGAGAAGTACAGGTGCGAGTGCACCGCCAGCGGCACGCCGACCAGGTCGACGGCCAGCCAGGCGAACCAGAACTCGACGTGGCGCCGGGCCTGGGAGTACATCGCGATGACGGTCCCGGTGAAGATCCA is a window of Catenulispora sp. MAP5-51 DNA encoding:
- a CDS encoding flavin reductase family protein, which encodes MREEYGDRIDFIDDADDIQQVFGDIPSTVAAIGAVVDGTPVTMIVSSFTVGVSHEPPLVSVAIQRTSSTWPVLARAAHLGVSVLGESHASKTRQLASRNSAGRLADIAWHQNENGAIFLEGSPIWLECFAVHDYPAGDHSIIVLRVERVHQEARNRALVWTRDRASC